The Sorangiineae bacterium MSr11954 DNA segment CAACATGCGGTAGGTGGTTCGAAAGCGGATCGGGTTCATGGGGGATCGGACCAAACGAAAGAGCTCACTGCAGAAGTTCGGACCCAGGCGGTTCTACACGCGCCGGTTTCGGGGTGCGCGTTCGCGACGTCGACCCCGGCGCATGGTGCGTCGATGGCGGTGCGGCCGGCGCCGCGACCGACGCGCTAGGCTGCGCCGATGCGGATGGGGCCACCGCCGCGTTCGCGCTCGGCGTCCCCGGTGCGCTCGGCGCCGCGCCCGTCGCGACGGGCGCCGTCGCAACGGGCGCCGTCGCAATGGGCGCCGTCGTCCCCGGCGCTGCAGCCGCAGCCGCGGAAGGAGCATGCATCGGCGCGGACACAGGCTCCATGGGCGCACCGGCGGGCGCCGTGGCCGCGGAGTCGCCTTCGAGGTGGAGCAACGCCCATCCGCCCCCCGCGAGGGCGACGACGAGGACCGCCGCGATCCCCGCGATCATCCGCATCCGCGCCTGTTTGCGTTGCCGCCGCAGGCTCGGCAATGTGATTCGGTCGCCCTCGCCTTCCGCCGCGGGATCGTATGTGGGCGGATCCGGCTCGGTCAGGTCCTGCACGACGGGGCTTCGCGACGAGCGGATCGCCTCCGGTGAATCGGGCGGCGTGGAGTGCTGGCGCGGCGCGGCCGATGGGCGCTCCTCGTCGGGCCCCGCGGACCGCGATCGTCCGGGGGCTGCCGCGGGCGCGGGCCGGTGCACGGCCGGCTTTGCCTGGTGGAGCGCATCGACGAACACGTCGAGCGAGTCGCGGTGGGCCGGCTTGCGGAAGTCGGCCTCGAACTCCTCGGGGCTGCGCGAACGGCTTTTCTGGTAGGCGTCGACGATTCGTGCGGCCCGCGCGGCGGTCTCGGGATCGAGGTGCGAAAAATCGCGCGTCGCGGCGCCTGCCATCGGGGGGCGCGGCGGCAGGTTCACGCTCTCGGACTGCGGCGCGACGAAAGGCGGATCTCCCGGATCCGTCGCGGCAAGAGCCGGATCTGGTTCGGCGAAGCGAGGCACCGGCTCTTTCTTAGGCTCTTTCATGACCGGTTGGGATCCCGAATCGTGGCCCAAGTCGATACAAAGCGCTACCGTTTCGCCCCGTTCACCCGCCCGCGCTGGGATCGAACGCGCCGCTGGGACCTTGCACGTCGCGATGCGCATGGCGAAAAACGACGCCGCGCACCGCTTCGAGGTCATGTGAGCTTGACATCGGCAGCATTTCATCTCGCGCCCCTTCGCGCGGAAAAGATTTCACCTTTCACCAAGGGTCTTACGCGATACCCTCACGGCCCGCGTTTTTCGTCCATGCTCCCATCGCCGACCGTTCGGCCTTCGTGGACCACGCCTCAGCGCGAGCATATCGGAGTCTTCCTGATGCCCAGAGCGGTCGAGGTCGAAGTCGAATATATGCCGGGCGATATCCTTGCCGGCAAGTATCGCGTGGATCGACGCCTCGGCGGCGGGGCGATGGGGACCGTGTACGAGGTCACGCGGACGGAGCTCCAAAAGAAGTGCGCCGTCAAGGTGATGAAGCGATCGCTCGCGCAGCACCCGGAGCTCGTGGCGCGCTTTCGCTCGGAGGCTCAAACGCACTCGCTGCTCGAAGGCAATGGGCATATCTGCACCGTATTCGACTACGGCTCGCTCGATGACGGCGTGCCCTTTTACGCCATGACCTTGCTCTACGGACGGCCGCTGAGCGATCTGATTTATTACCACTACGTCACGAAGCAAAAACCATTTCCGCCGCAAGGTGCTCTGGCGATTGCCCACCAGATGTGCGAGGCCCTCGCGTTCGCGCACGAGAAGGGGATCATCCACCGCGATATCAAGCCGGAGAACTTGTTCGTCCACGTGGTGGGACCCGTGTGGTGGGTGGTGATTGTCGACTTCGGAATTGCCAAACGAAAAGAGGTCTCGGTGAACACCGGGGATCGGTTCATCGGCACGCCGCCGTACTCGCCGCGCGAGCAGGTGCTCGGGCGCGCGCCGACCCCCAAGGTCGACGTGTACGCGGCGGGGGTGGTGCTCTTCAAGATGCTCACGGGGCGCTCGCCGCTCGCGCACCTGGGCGAGAACGATATGGCGGCCCTCCTCTCCGCCTCGCCGCCCACGGCGCCGCTCTTGACCGAGTTCGGCAACTTTCCAGCGGAGCTCGCGTCGCTGGTCGCGCGGTGCTTGTCGCACGATCCCGAGGAGCGACCCGACGCCCGCTACCTGGCGCAGCGTTTTCAAACGCTGGAGCAGGAGTCGTGGAAAGGGGCCCCCATCAGCGTCAACGCGACCTACGAAGATATCCCACTTGCCTTGACCACCATGGAGGAAGCGGAGGCCGGCGCCAGGGCGCCGACGGAGAAGAACACCTCCGATACCGTCCGCAACGCCCCGCAGGCGTCCGTCTCCCTGACGTTTCCATCGCGCGGCGCCGAGACGACGGAGCGCGCGCACGACGCACGGCCCGAGCCGCGGCCAACATCGGTGAACGCACTGGCGGCGACGGAGCTCGACGGCATCGCCCGCGGAGGCGCCCCGGACGAGCGCGCGTACACGGCGAGCGGCACGGAGATCTTGCCGAAGAAGGCTCCCCGGCCGGCGCTGGCGGCGGGCGCGCGGGAAGGGGTCACGCCCGCCCAAACGCCGATGGCGATCAGCCGATGGCAGGAAGATCAAGAAAAGTGGAATCGCACGCAACGAAGGGCGCGCCTGCGAACACGTCTCCGCGTGATCGCTCTTCGCGGCTCCTTTGCGCTGGGCCTCGTCCTGGGCGTCTTCGCCCTCTGGCTCATTTTCCGCAGCGCCAAGCTGCGCGCCCCACCCACGCCGGCACCCGCCGCCGCCGCACCGGCGCTTCCGTCCGCGCCGGCTTCCCCGCTCGCCTCGGCGACATCACCGCCCGCGCCCCCGCCGCGGTCTGCGTCTTCATCGGCATCCCTGCCGATCGCGCCGCCCGCTCCTACGCTCTCCGTTGCAACGCCGACGATGGCGCTGGCCGACGCCCCATTGGCCAAAATCGCCGACGCCCCGCTACCAAAGCCGGCCGCCACCCCCCAGCCCAAAGCCACCGTGGCCCCTGCACGATCGAGCCCACGGGCGACCGTGCCCGTCCGAATACCGCCAAAGCCCTCATCCCCGGCGGCGCGCCCCGACCACGGTGGCGATCTCGAACGAAGCATCGACTGAGACGCCGTTCTCGCCCCGCGCCCCACGACGCAGGCGTCGCTCGACGTCGCGCCCCACGATGCAGGCGTCGCTCGCCCCGCGCCCCACGATGCAGGCGTCGCTCGACGTCGCGCCCCACGATGCAGGCGTCGCTCGAGCTCGATGCACAAAGCCCGATATGACGCGCACGCATACGCATACGGCGCGATAGCTCATTCGTAGCGCCCATGCGGTTGACGCACGACGGCCCAGTCGTGGCAGTTTTGCCGCAGCGCTCCTGCCGATGCCATCGCGACGCGCCACGAGGCTCAGGCCATGGACATCATCGAGATCCCTACGAATTGGCGCTCCCCATGAGTTGATGGCCCGAATCGTGCGAGCCATTGGGGGGGACGCGCCTCGCCAAGAAGAGCGGAGATCCCGTTCGATTGCGGCGGTGGCGCGCGCCGGGGGGCCAGCTCTGAACGGGAGACTCGCCATGGACCATCGAATCGTGACTCGTACGACCGGCACTGCGCTCGTGGCTGCGCTGGTTTCCTCGTTCGCTCTCGCGGCCTGCGAACGATCCCCGCGCGACGAGCAGGAGAGGATCGAAGCGACCCAGCGCGCCATCGAGCAAAAATCCAAGGACGTGCAGCGCGAGGCGACCACCCGGATCACGTCCGCGCAGGCGGAGGTCGATCAAAAGGTCGCCGAAGCCAATGCCAACTTCGTCAAGACGCGCGATGAGCTTCGAGCCCGGCTGACCCCCAAGCTCCAAGACATCGACAAGCAGATCCAAAAGCTCGATGCCAAGCAGCGCACGGCTGCGGGCAAAATGAAGGCTGCGCTCGATTCGGCGCTTCCCGAGATTCGTGCAAAGCGCGATGCGGTCCGCAAGGACGTCGACCAAATCGACTCCGCCAACATGGCCAATTGGGATGCGACAAAGAGTCAATTGGACAACGATCTGGATGGCCTCAAGGCGGCCCTCGATCAAGTTCCATCCGTCATGTGATCGGCACGCGACATCGGCGCGCGACATCGCCCCGGATCGGTCCATGCGACACAGCGTAGCGCTGCATAGCGTGACCCCCGCATGCAGCGCTGCGGGGCCTGCCCGCCTAACGCGCAGCGCTGCGAACGTGCCCGTATGTAGCGCCGGATGTGCGCCGCATAACGTGGAGCGCTGCGGGACGTGCTCGCCTAACGTGCCTGTATGTAGCGCTGCGGACGTGCCTGTATGTAGCGCTGCGGACGTGCCTGTATGTAGCGCTGCGGACGTGCCTGTATGTAGCGCTGCGGACGTGCCTGTATGTAGCGCTGCGGACATGCCTGTATGTAGCGCTGCGGACGTGCCCGCATACGTATAGCGCTGCGGGACGTGCCCATATGTAGTGCTGCGGGACGTGCTGCATGCAGCGCTGCGAGACGTGCCTGCATGCAGCGCTGCGAGACGTGCGACGCGTAGCGCTGCATGACGTACCCCGTATGCAGCGCTGCGAGACGTACGTCGCATAACGTGTAGCGCTGCGAGACGTGCCCCACATAACGTGTAGCGCTGCGGGACGTGCCCTGCATAACGCATAGCGCTGCACGACGTAACCCCCCGCACAAACGTGACCGTCACACATCCACGCATCGCAAAATGCTCGCAATGAGCAACGGCGGCAGAGCGCGCCCCGACGGGCGCGCTCTCGCACATTTGCGCGATGTTTAAAACGCTAGGGCTTAGGGATGCGCCGCGGTGTTCAGCACTTCCAGACGCTGCGCGAGCCACGCCCGATGGCGCCGCTCGTCGGTGAGCGAGCGCTCCAGCAGCGCGCGGAGATTGGGGGGCAGATCGTTTCGGGAGACCGCCCGCTCGTACGCGGTGTTGGTGTCGTTTTCGTTCGTCTTCATCGCGAGGAGCACAGTTCGGTCACCGACCAGGCCGCCCAAGATGACCTTTCCCTTGGTGAGCACCCGCTTCAAATCGGGGCCCGTCGCCGGAGAGGTGCCCATACCGACGATGACATCGCCGAGCTCCTTCACGTGCCGCTCGTGATCGCGCATGAACGAAGTGAGCCGCTCCTTGTCCGTGGTGTCGTGAAGCCGCTCGATGGCGGCTTTGTACGCTTCGATGGCGTCGTAATCGAGCTCGAGAAGCTGGTTCAGCAAGGACAATAGATCCTTCTGCGTTCCGACCATGGTTGCCATCGCAATCTCCTTTCATGAGGTCGTGGTGGTGTGGAACGCAGGGATCGGTGCACGTGATGTGCCCATGCCGAGAGGTGCGAGCGCTATTCTTGCGCTCGCAAACGCTCGACCCGACTGGGGCGCCTTATCGCTGCGCGCCGTCGTTGATCCATTTCTCGATCACCTCGACCTGCTCGTTGGGCATGGGCGGAGGCATGGGCGTGCCGAGCGGCATATGTTTCCCGCAGCGCGGGGTGTGCCCGCCCTCGGTCTTGACCTTGTCGTACAGGAGGCTCTCGTCGGCATTTCCCGGCCGGACGCGAAGGAGTCCCGCGTCACCCAGCGTCGCGCAGGCGCCTCCGGCCGCCTTGACGTTGACCAGTTCCCTGAAGGCAGCTTCCTCCGGCTTCAGCGCCAGCGCCCCGCGGGGGGTACCGGCGTCGGTTCCACGTTCACCATGGCAACCGGTGCAACTACCCTCGAGGATCGTATATACGGAATTGAATTTAACGACGCCGCCGTCTTGTGTGCTGGGATCGCGGCCGCTGTCCGGCTTGGGGTTGGTGGAGGCATCGGGGGTCGGATTGCCCGGTGAGCTATCGTCGCCGCTGCAGGCGATGACGAACGACGACGAAGCGATACTTACCGCTGCTAGGATGCCCAATAGCAGACGCGTCTTCATGGATGCCTCCGTGCAAGGCTCGAAGCCAATGCCTAATGGAAAGAGCCACCCATCAACCCATGAGTTAGGGGTGGTTCATTGGCCATCACAGTGGGGAGGCGAACCAGGGAGC contains these protein-coding regions:
- a CDS encoding protein kinase translates to MPRAVEVEVEYMPGDILAGKYRVDRRLGGGAMGTVYEVTRTELQKKCAVKVMKRSLAQHPELVARFRSEAQTHSLLEGNGHICTVFDYGSLDDGVPFYAMTLLYGRPLSDLIYYHYVTKQKPFPPQGALAIAHQMCEALAFAHEKGIIHRDIKPENLFVHVVGPVWWVVIVDFGIAKRKEVSVNTGDRFIGTPPYSPREQVLGRAPTPKVDVYAAGVVLFKMLTGRSPLAHLGENDMAALLSASPPTAPLLTEFGNFPAELASLVARCLSHDPEERPDARYLAQRFQTLEQESWKGAPISVNATYEDIPLALTTMEEAEAGARAPTEKNTSDTVRNAPQASVSLTFPSRGAETTERAHDARPEPRPTSVNALAATELDGIARGGAPDERAYTASGTEILPKKAPRPALAAGAREGVTPAQTPMAISRWQEDQEKWNRTQRRARLRTRLRVIALRGSFALGLVLGVFALWLIFRSAKLRAPPTPAPAAAAPALPSAPASPLASATSPPAPPPRSASSSASLPIAPPAPTLSVATPTMALADAPLAKIADAPLPKPAATPQPKATVAPARSSPRATVPVRIPPKPSSPAARPDHGGDLERSID
- a CDS encoding ferritin-like domain-containing protein, whose translation is MATMVGTQKDLLSLLNQLLELDYDAIEAYKAAIERLHDTTDKERLTSFMRDHERHVKELGDVIVGMGTSPATGPDLKRVLTKGKVILGGLVGDRTVLLAMKTNENDTNTAYERAVSRNDLPPNLRALLERSLTDERRHRAWLAQRLEVLNTAAHP